GGTAATTTGCTctgtccgccctgtggaatgggggcgtttggagaattccaccacggtatcccctgcctgtcgtaagaggcgactaataggtgccacgaagggggtcgtcggcgggcagcagggggctgttaggggggggggggggttagggactcggcccggcggtcgcctgaaggtcaccatcaaacccgggcggctcaacgccgggccgtaaggcacggttaccccagcataaccgctcagtcgccccccacgtaggctgggcggtagtaataaggcactttctccgcgaaaacaaaaaaaaaaatgaaatttgctCTGTACTAGAGTAAGCAGATGTTTTATCAAATACTTATCATCAACATTCTGCAAGCTTtgctatcatatttttatattatttcattgagtTTATTGCCACTTAACGAGgagaattccagactccgtgtTGATAGGTAGTAGTTACtcaacagaaaaacccaatattcaGTTGTGTAACATGGGTTAGGTACTGCTGCCCAGGACGGACTCAAAATTTGCATCCCCTCCCTCCGCACCAGCCTCCAATActaagaatacaattttaaaaaaattaaggttttTTACGCATTTTCCTGCTCCCCTAAACGTACCAAGCGTGGGGTTGGCCCGCCCTCCGACCTAACTAAGCTACGCCACTGATCACATTACCTGACAACgtacaatacattattattcaatctaAGCTACACTGACATAATATGTCAATAGTAATGTCCGTTTGAATTGAAGTAATTGTTTCAGAGTCGCTATTTCGAATGCGACGAGGACTCTGATGATTACAACTCGGACGACAGCGACTACACGCCGCGCTACGTGCCGCAGGTCGAGGAGCCAGAAGACCACAGCTATGAGGATGATGAGGTTATCATCAGTTTCAAGTTTATTAATGTCAAGTATCATCCTATTGGTCTACTAGCCGGACTTTTGTCAACCGTGGAGTCTCAACTCCGTGTCATTTCTTTTTAccgataaaaatactttattcaggTATTCGTCGACTCTGTGCCAGGGGACAACACGTCCACGGATTTGTTGCTGGATAAGGAGAAGATGTCCATATCGTCGGAGGAACCTGAGGAGTCGGAGGAGGAGAGGAACCTGAACTTGGAGGTGGCGGCAGGCACTCCCGTGCTGCTCAACTACCTTCTCACACACCCCATCACTTGCACTATACAGTAAATGCAGTAAGAAAAATGGCGGGCAGTGTCAACCTCTTTGGTATTAAtggcgggaaaatataaaaaaaatatagatatctgttaaatattatttagagatTATgcgcaatatatttaaaagtagcaGAAAAGCATTGTTTGCAGAATAATTCATATgaagatttatatttatgtaagtaacgAATTATGTACTTATAGCAAGTTGTGCTTAGTAGGTATAGTTAGACAAActcaaaactttatttatttacctataagTAGTGTACAATTGACTTGCGAcctgctattattataatttatagtttagaTAACGTTTCGTATGTTACGAgcatctttttataaaaataagttttttttttatttatacgcaGAACTTTAATATGACCATATTTCGAAATAggactagttttcggattttattgcgaatTTTCGTGTTAAATTTTTTCCCTATTTCGACgtccaacacctcagtccgctcggtgaccatgaaggctgtaaaacGAAACGaaggaagaaaataaaaatagaaaacaccgcgataaaatccgaaatacagttttatttagatgtaacattcgcgtgaacataagaaatcactattttatttttcgtctcacatgtgtatgaaaataaaaactgttatatttcaaaactaACAAAGTTAAAGCTACCATTCATTCACAAATTCTTTAAAGTCCGGAATTGACATACCTTTGTTTAATTCACGAGAGAGAATTATAATgcatttaatcataatattaacacAGTCTACAATAAGTCAAGCCGGgtaattaaggttatagcttaaggtccatttttcatacattttgtttcacctttaatctgggtaactaaacaagtaagTATTGGCAAttatttcgtcgtattaaattttaaaggccgaaatatccatgcatattaattatttttacgtttttctttcaactgcgagaactaatcactaactagacgtgaatttaaattctttacttgtcaatacttgtttagttacccagattaaaggtgaaacaaaatgtatgaaaatggaccttaagctataaccttaaggagTTTAGcgcaattttgaataaatatttttttgttttcacataagtaattaatttgtcAATCATACGCAATCTCTGTAATAATCCAGTATTGACGATTTcagctaagatttttttttaaatatattctttaataataataaaattccatcATTACGTATTTTTGAACCTTTATACATATTGATAAtacgttatttaaaaaatcaggtttattcatgaaataaaatgcTGTTCAGAGATACCTAAAgtgactaaaattatttttgttagctttattataaaaatatatagattttaatcGTTTATTTCATTAGCACGTACTCCTATATAGTTTTTGGTGGTAAATATTGCTGTAGGGGTCACTTCACAAATACTAAGGTACTAAGACGGTATAgttataatctatatctatctatatctatctatacttataataaatctgtagagaggtcaattctgtacatgaaatatatttccaaaataactatcagggggtgattagggatcgatactgatgccaaaaatgcaatttgtgaaatttttgtctgtctgtctgtctgtctgtccgtctgtctgtctgtctgtctgtctgtctgtctgtctgtctgtctgtctgtctgtataaccgttatagaaacaaaaactactcgacggattttaacgaaacttggtacaattatttgtcatactcctgtgctggttatagtatacttttcatcacgctacaattaataggagcagagcagtgaagggaaatgatgggaaaacgggagaagttactccattttgtaagcttccgtcgcgtgtgcaagcttaatggttaaagctacacagaaatcatgtatgacggaaatgttctccttaaaattatgtaaaaatatcccaccacagcatatgtctatcttttatggttgactcacaataacacgtgtaactcccgatagcttagcagtccgaagcattctcattatatttgtctactcttacgtttataacactctcagtcatccctaattataaaagttaacattattaaatattccataaaaaagaatcatagaaatcggtatagaaacaccaaagttatacatgaaatctatatctatacttataataaatctgtagagaggtcaattctgtacatgaaatatatttccaaaataactatcagggggtgattagggatcaatactgatgccaaaaatgcaatttgtgaaatttttgtctgtctgtctgtctgtctgtccgtctgtctgtctgtctgtctgtctgtctgtctgtctgtctgtctgtctgtctgtctgtctgtataaccgttatagaaacaaaaactactcgacggattttaacgaaacttggtacaattatttgtcatactcctgtgctggttatagtgtacttttcatcacgctacaattaataggaacagagcagtgaagggaaatgttgggaaaacgggagaagttactccatttttaagcttccgtcgcgtgtgcaaccataatggttaaagctacacagaaatcatgtatgacggaaatgttctccttaaaattatgtaaaaaatatcccaccacagcatatgtctatcttttatggttgactcacaataacacctgtaactcccgatagcttagcagtccgaagcattctcattatattagtctactcttacgtttataacactctcagtcatccctaattataaaagttaacattattaaatattccataaaaaagaatcatagaaatcggtatagaaacaccaaagttatacatgaaatacgctaataataagccatcatgcgtgaatactgaatcattctataaggattatttttgtatatatataaggtcgcgaacgcacacgcaggcggcttgcttggcacctagaggctagcgaatcacctagcgagtagcttcgtaaaacgaacattctcgaacgttcgcgaccggttccatttttgaagtccgaaatccacgcgggcgaagctgcgagcggaagctagtcattaatatttaaatgtactatCAAGATTCAAAAGAAATTCCTTTTCAGCGATatcaaagtattattaatatagttataattattcttattaatatCAGATTAGCttgaatgtaattaataataatatataatatgttgtcGCATCGTTTTTAAGAGATTTAGGTATATATTTGTGATCTCacctataatatttaagtatgttGTGCGCCTTTGAGCGATATTGATAACTTTTGTGGAAGTTTAAGTCCTATTCCAATGTATGAAAATCAcagatgttttaaaatatatttacgcttcaatatttatattttttttttatttgagacaaaaaataataataattttaataacctttataatttaatagtagTGTAAATAGAAATAGATTGTAGTTTGAGAGAACAtactgtaatatatatttaataacgttACATTATTCTTTTGTACAGCGATCTTGAAATTCGTTCCCAAAATATTTTGGGTACGAATTTCAAATCGAAAAATgcttttgaattgaaaaaacgTGTATATCGAATATGCGGCTAACCTttcctatttattataatatgctaaaataaCGAGagtttaatgttttatgaacTGGTCTTTAGCTATGGCCctgatatataataaaaaaatataatagacacTGTAAGCTCATTCTGCAAATGTCggaccataaaaaataaataaataaaaaaaaaattagagaaatattgtaactttgtcttTTCGGATGACGACGAAGCTttcgaagtcttcgaaacttcgggagaaaaatataaaaaaacgcgataaaatcgggAAATAAgtttgattacaaaaaaaactaatatgttAGCAATCTCTTCGATGTTTAGatcttaaaatacattttggcCTAATTTATTATAAGCTATTGTCAGCAATTTCGTCCGTAGATACCAGTTCCTTTTAGATACcagataaaaaatttatagaaatataatactaaGAATATATTGTAGGTAAGTATATGTCTAGATTCGAAAAATAAGCTTTCTCTCGAACCAAGGATAAAAAGTCatgaatgttataattaatagcgAAATGTCAACTGCTGCATTAAAGTATTGTCAATTTGTCGGTTTTCGGATATTTGGGTCTCGTGGCGAATCAACGTGGGCTGATGGTCCACCGGTACACTGTTCGCTATCAATATGCACAAAAGGAGACGTTATATTGGGATGATAACGGAGATCATTTTAACcctttttttaatctgattacGTTTGTTAcgcccgaatactgaaacgctactcaaccaaccaacttgtctgaggcctacttaaatttaacaggctacttaatttaaatggcattctcaaacgtacattaaaagattttacggaaaactcagttgaggagcagttaatttgctatagattataaaaagtttgttttcgtttacataattttaataaaatgatatttatgtgtcgtttcacgcagcataatttatgaaacataaaaaatcaaataacgtaatacgcagtttaattaaaaatgattttaattattaaattctcaacattgatgtagtaaatacattccaacttatttatacttgccatttggcagcatgatcagtaatgacattagtcactttagaaaaaaacttctgtatctgtcaaattttcgtcaacaattaagtaaatcgtagtgattattttctctttgttaacaacataattcttatttcgtgtcttaccacagaagtttctattttgtaattatataatcaatgcagtctgcaaaaaacaaaacccaaaaaattggttgaaatgatacctaaatagaaaaacaagaactgctggatatagtgaaaaagtaagtattggatttatttggaggcccattgaattaagaaaaaagggcattgctcgatgcgggctgcttccgacattcaatctggaaatttttgcgggaggcctttgttcagcaatggatatcatgtggctgatatttttttttgttaaataatttttaaaaatatatttgttttattggcagctcTCGTGAGGAACACAAGCAGTGAGCTGAGGGCGAGTagccggctgtgaagtgagaggccgtgggttctcttgtatgatatatataatcaatcaatcaatcaataatttattcaagaaatagacttctgcaagcatcttctatatatatgtactatgtgtagcaaaatgtctgtaataaaattttatatgtctgatatataagaattacaattaaaaaatataataattacaatatagtttcttcttgcttctctaataaatatttcttcattcagacatgttcagactttcaataaaattaaattcccttaaaattgttacatacacacataataaagctaatcatcctagaaggggtaggcagaggcagaactagttccatgatatgagctcaggcacaactagttccatgatatgagtacaatatgatgtaccatattgtactcatatctatatatatgtactatgtgtagcaaaatgtctgtaatgtaatgtttatatctctgatatataagaattacaattaaaaaatataataattacaataaagtttcttcttgcttctctaataattatttcttcattcagacatgttgactttcaataaaatttatttcccttaaaactgttacatacacacataataaagctaatcatcctagaaggggtaggcagaggcacaactagttccatgatataagcacaggcacaactagtgccaTAATATTAGTACACCATGATGTACCCAGATGACCCTTTGATAGGTGCTTGTGGTAAAGAAACGAAGGGCaataaatatctggtatttctttttatgaccggctaggctggatcaatatccagtttaaatcaatatgatgaatgaacattgctgaaatgacaattcctgaattaaaaagcataatataggacaattcctgaattaatgaacataaatactcttcgaaagtgtctaatttctctcgatttcttcgattgaccctatattcttcttcagacagtgatgatagtgaagaaaagacattttattaaatcgaaagagaatataataacaactaacacaacaataaatattttaccgtaaagatttgagagtagtcgcaagcactctcaaattaatctcaattaacagccatataaggcggccttaaatagctgtcaaactttaagcagggtttgtgaataccgtttgaatcaataagcggaccttaaaccttcgtcgccttaaatttaaggttaggaaataagtgacgtttcagtataccaatttcaaagataacgaatgcttaaatccgtgaggccatcttaaatatCTAAGTGgcgtttgagtattcgggcgTTAGACTGGCAATAGCCGGCTTATACACACACCGGACTTGAGTGAACGTTTTAGgtgctcgcaacccttgaaaactGAGCTACCATGCTGAGGGCAGCCTACTTAAGGGGTTACGAGCCTCGGCTCAGGAGGGTCACTGGGAGAGGCTGAGACATCATTATGGATGCGCGTAGTCGTAGCGAACTAATAATCTAATCATTATTACTGTACTCGTCGGCACGCGGATCGAAACCATGAGGTTTGGGTGGTATCATTTTAAACCTATTATTTGTGTTGGAGATTTTCGAAAATATACTGGAAAACtacaatatattcaaaaaatataagtacggTAAAAAGAAGGTACTGGTTTTAATGGGAAATAAGGTTACAgaaaaaactgaataaattatatttaaattttatattttcgtcaATCACTTGAAAGGCTTACGTGACAGTCACCTACAACCATAAACTGCATAAAtgacatagataaatattaaacacgaaGGTTTCTAAtaagataaatacaaaataatatagattaattatttgtactttaatattgaaattccaaCAGTTTTTTCGATACAATATTAGTTGAATTAATAGAAACAGTTTTTCACTATTGGTAAGGTATGATGcagagaatttttttttgttcgaagcTACGCTACGTTTCATATTTGCGAGTCCGTGGCTACATGGAATCTTTGTCATTATTATCTTTGGAGTTAATATCTAGTGTACTATggtattaaacatttatttgtcaAAGAAGACAATGCTTGTGATGACTAGCATTTAAGATTCAGGTTCGTTCACACGTATCACACTACATTGCAGCTACAATACTTAATCCAGTAATGGTTATGTTGTAGTCGAGATCTTTGATagtataatttgtatgaaaatgtaAATCATATTGTTTCGAATTCCATCGTGCTGCGATATCGACCACTTTGCGCACATAATTATTCCCTGCGATGTGGTGTAGTTATGACATGTTTGAGTGGTTCGtgatcgtaaaaaatatattattgtaaatgctTATTCACTCCCACATAATTAAAAGCATAGaatattaattagaatttttattccttccaaaatttgttacaaaaagCAGTGTGGCAAAGTATTTGAACATTAAGCCTGgtttatacaataaatgtttCTCGTATGCTATAAgcgagaataaaacaaaaactagtttGAGAAACACCGTCACTCTCGAATCATTTGGAAATCGAGTGGAACACTAGAAACCTCATTCAACAATACCAGAAGCGCAATTGACTATTTTCAGTACTTAAACATAGGAAAAATGCTCCATATTATAAACTACGCAATATATTGATAGTTATGGATACAGCTACGTTTAGATATTAAATGCTCCCACACaagtaaaaatgtataacaagTACTATAACatgttacaaaacataatatcgtACATATCATAACAGTTCCAATTTCCGACAAGGCAAGTCATGTATAAAATCGAAGATTATTC
This sequence is a window from Manduca sexta isolate Smith_Timp_Sample1 unplaced genomic scaffold, JHU_Msex_v1.0 HiC_scaffold_2527, whole genome shotgun sequence. Protein-coding genes within it:
- the LOC115453728 gene encoding LOW QUALITY PROTEIN: uncharacterized protein LOC115453728 (The sequence of the model RefSeq protein was modified relative to this genomic sequence to represent the inferred CDS: inserted 1 base in 1 codon), translated to TTPKPKSRRRIPLVTFLQSLXRRKRRLDTDGQYLQHIESALMTCTYRESCRCLECQSRYFECDEDSDDYNSDDSDYTPRYVPQVEEPEDHSYEDDEVFVDSVPGDNTSTDLLLDKEKMSISSEEPEESEEERNLNLEVAAGTPVLLNYLLTHPITCTIQ